In the genome of uncultured Bacteroides sp., one region contains:
- a CDS encoding DUF5932 domain-containing protein translates to MEDKQFKVIIVEDVKLELKGTEEIFRHEIPNAEVIGTAMTEKEFWPLIEAQVPDLVLLDLGLGGSTTIGVDICKNVRKKYKDVRVLIFTGEVLNEKLWVDVLNAGADGIILKTGELLTKTDVQAVMDGKKLVFNYPILEKIVDRFKKSVTNDALRQEAVIDYDIDEYDERFLRHLALGYTKDMIANLKGMPFGVKSLEKRQNDLITRLFVTGERVGVNATRLVVRALELRIIDLDNLEPDEE, encoded by the coding sequence ATGGAAGATAAGCAATTTAAAGTAATCATTGTAGAAGATGTGAAACTGGAACTCAAGGGAACAGAAGAAATATTCCGTCACGAAATACCCAATGCCGAAGTAATTGGTACGGCAATGACTGAGAAAGAGTTCTGGCCGCTCATAGAAGCACAGGTTCCCGACCTTGTGTTGCTAGATCTTGGGCTGGGAGGCTCCACCACAATTGGAGTGGACATCTGCAAAAACGTGCGTAAAAAGTACAAGGATGTGCGTGTGCTGATATTTACCGGCGAGGTACTTAATGAAAAGCTTTGGGTGGATGTGCTGAATGCGGGGGCAGATGGAATAATACTGAAGACTGGCGAGCTACTTACCAAGACAGATGTACAGGCGGTAATGGATGGAAAAAAATTGGTATTCAATTACCCCATACTGGAAAAGATTGTAGATCGCTTTAAGAAGTCAGTCACCAACGATGCATTGCGCCAGGAAGCGGTGATTGATTACGATATTGACGAATATGATGAGCGTTTCCTTCGCCACCTTGCCTTGGGATATACCAAAGATATGATAGCCAATCTGAAAGGTATGCCTTTCGGCGTGAAATCTCTGGAAAAGCGCCAGAACGATTTGATAACTCGTTTGTTTGTTACAGGCGAACGGGTAGGAGTGAATGCCACCCGCCTTGTGGTCCGTGCGCTGGAACTTCGTATTATAGACCTTGATAATCTGGAACCGGATGAAGAGTAA
- a CDS encoding bifunctional 4-hydroxy-2-oxoglutarate aldolase/2-dehydro-3-deoxy-phosphogluconate aldolase — MARFSKIQVLNAMSSTGMVPVFYNKDVEVAKNVVKACYEGGVRAFEFTNRGDFAQDVFAELVKWAAKECPEMILGIGSIIDPATAALYLQLGANFIVGPLFNPEIAKVCNRRSVPYTPGCGSVSEIGFAQEVGCDLCKVFPAGNVGGPSFVKNVKAPMPWSMLMVTGGVEPTKENLTAWIKAGVTCVGMGSNLFPKEVVAAQDWAWVSAKCQEAFGYIAEARK, encoded by the coding sequence ATGGCAAGATTTTCTAAAATACAAGTGCTTAACGCAATGTCAAGCACAGGGATGGTTCCCGTTTTCTATAACAAAGATGTTGAAGTAGCAAAGAATGTAGTAAAAGCATGTTATGAAGGTGGTGTTCGTGCTTTCGAATTCACTAACCGTGGCGATTTTGCACAGGACGTATTCGCAGAGCTAGTAAAATGGGCTGCTAAAGAATGTCCTGAAATGATTCTTGGTATTGGTTCTATTATCGATCCAGCTACAGCTGCTTTGTATCTTCAGTTAGGTGCAAACTTTATTGTTGGACCATTGTTCAACCCAGAGATTGCAAAAGTTTGTAATCGTCGTTCAGTTCCTTATACTCCAGGATGCGGTTCTGTATCAGAAATTGGTTTTGCACAGGAAGTAGGATGTGATCTTTGCAAAGTATTCCCTGCAGGTAATGTTGGTGGCCCTTCATTCGTTAAGAACGTAAAAGCTCCAATGCCTTGGTCAATGTTAATGGTTACCGGTGGTGTTGAACCAACAAAAGAAAACCTTACTGCATGGATTAAAGCTGGTGTAACTTGCGTAGGTATGGGATCTAATCTTTTCCCAAAAGAAGTAGTTGCTGCTCAGGATTGGGCATGGGTTTCAGCTAAATGTCAGGAAGCTTTCGGATATATTGCCGAAGCTCGCAAATAA
- a CDS encoding DUF5113 domain-containing protein, translating into MSKLRNIFPFIAAILMFSVNYSCTETPSAHEVRLLDSLNQRSYDMRYKRLDISYKEALLAYNKADLYDQGKAEACNNLGFCAFMRMDFDTAEKYYKKVYDITQNELELVIADIGLMKIYQRTSMNKEYYDCRNSAVRRMKRIDEDQSVFVDVHEKKRLNYARSEFFIVSSIYYYYLQQEKEAIQSVNQVGDSDLAGDTAQTLYYYYIKGSAELFEKNNVQQKSVSAFDELFNCWMLSRNNYIYFEANSIQGIASLLNNKTSFNQIYYERPRAIQDLNNYYHSQKTEVAASDTVLSLKLAQMALQKFKKYKDIYQIAGTYVSIGKYYNIHGHYKQALDSLSKALDCVNQHHRLYYDGGKEIGHKLKLSSEQDTIYTELTWIAKDNIKTVPEWIARIREQLSVSYAGLGLKVPSNYNRNIYLDILDYTRQDKQLESRSQELEKEDRQLNVLSLIVFTGIVMLIALFWVLNSRSKIRNRKHTQKLRTTLEVCQRITASIPVDVRSTDEIISAVGTAIQADLKQLFRAHFLRIGIFDKETGEFIYPSIEEDEAIENELVGDNFIKSSFNLYLPEEESPVGVIELYTRHKMTKDEKALMNVIAPYIAWTLGNGLTFISLGDERIRLEKQRYVYEQHIADNKRQNLIKKACMAIVYGITPYMDRIINEVNKLTTRGFLNDETIKYEKYQYIDELVTKINEYNDILALWIKMKQGSLNLNIENFELNELFELLAKGRKTFEMKQQTFNVEPTNANVKADKALTMFMINTLTENARKYTPKGGTINVSARAEEDYVEISVLDTGRGISAEDVARILGEKVYDSSQIGMESTDKEELFKNKGSGFGLINCKGIIEKYRKTNDLFKVCEFNIESIPGNGSRFYFRLPSGVRKTLGILVCVLLTAGFSSCGKPVKPAPKDSRSKENVSSQYRKDYDKLLNEASLYADTVYYCNVIENYPLALQYADSAISRLNKHYAKYTRKPRYFMTLKGQGTSAEINWWNGMLNSDYYVILDIRNEAAVAFLALKQWDNYQYNNTAYSRLYKLVSEDYSLEEYCRNLEHSTNNKVVAVILCILLLIIFFIGYYLLFIRKRLINRWNLEQVLEINKQVLASSSTLKDIPRHIVDNCFDGINELLTIDMLSIGVYNEDNHKMEFAYNPHQLEWNDTSVEIQGEQETLTEVMQRCFNTQKYTTGKLKSLPFYNNDLYDIYVQALPLMVEVGETHRCVGVLAFLKQEDSEQENERLLIELITNYVAIVVFNAVVKLATKYRDIESAEEDTHRASWEDSLLHVQNMVLDNCLSTIKHETIYYPSKIKNIIDKLAKQQHTPAEENEHIETISELIDYYKGIFTILSSCAARQLEEVTFRRGIVETDDLLAYAQKYFTKISKRMQSPVRFSTEGSGMKVTGDVIQLRFLFENLIDECLSVPEEGEVILEAKADGEFVRFLFTDRRREKTVEELNQLFYPDLARMTASEDGKLKGTEYLICKQIIRDHDEFAGQRGCRINAEPSPEGGFTVYFTLPKKRESLGKAKSNVLN; encoded by the coding sequence ATGAGTAAACTGCGCAACATATTTCCTTTTATTGCTGCCATACTGATGTTCTCAGTGAATTATTCATGTACGGAAACCCCTTCCGCACATGAGGTTCGTCTGCTGGATTCGCTTAACCAGCGATCATATGACATGCGATACAAGAGGCTTGACATTTCATATAAGGAGGCTCTTCTTGCATATAATAAGGCTGATTTGTATGATCAGGGGAAAGCTGAAGCCTGCAATAATCTGGGATTCTGTGCTTTTATGCGCATGGATTTTGATACTGCCGAGAAATATTATAAAAAGGTGTACGATATTACTCAGAACGAACTGGAGTTGGTCATTGCCGATATCGGGCTGATGAAAATCTATCAGCGCACATCCATGAACAAAGAGTATTATGATTGCCGGAATAGTGCTGTCCGACGGATGAAGCGTATTGATGAAGATCAGTCGGTCTTTGTAGATGTGCACGAAAAGAAGCGTCTGAACTATGCCCGCTCCGAGTTTTTTATCGTATCTTCCATTTACTATTATTATCTGCAGCAGGAAAAGGAAGCCATTCAGTCTGTCAATCAGGTTGGTGATTCCGATTTGGCCGGTGATACAGCACAGACATTGTATTACTACTACATCAAAGGTTCTGCCGAACTATTTGAGAAGAACAATGTGCAGCAGAAAAGCGTCAGTGCTTTTGACGAGCTGTTCAATTGCTGGATGCTGAGTCGTAATAATTACATCTATTTTGAAGCAAACAGCATTCAGGGAATAGCCTCGTTGCTGAATAATAAAACCAGTTTTAATCAGATATATTATGAACGCCCACGGGCAATTCAGGATCTGAATAATTACTACCATTCCCAGAAGACCGAAGTTGCTGCTTCTGATACAGTGTTATCATTAAAACTTGCTCAGATGGCCCTTCAGAAGTTTAAGAAATACAAGGATATTTATCAGATAGCCGGTACTTATGTCTCTATCGGTAAATATTATAATATTCACGGTCATTACAAACAAGCACTTGATTCACTGAGCAAGGCTTTGGATTGCGTTAACCAACATCATAGATTGTATTATGATGGTGGGAAAGAGATTGGGCACAAGCTGAAATTGTCTTCCGAGCAGGATACCATTTATACTGAACTTACCTGGATTGCGAAAGACAATATTAAAACTGTTCCTGAGTGGATAGCCCGTATCCGCGAACAGTTAAGCGTTTCTTATGCCGGATTAGGGCTGAAAGTTCCGTCAAATTACAACAGAAATATTTATCTTGATATTCTTGATTACACACGTCAGGATAAACAGTTGGAGAGCCGTTCGCAGGAACTGGAAAAAGAAGACCGCCAACTGAATGTTCTTTCATTAATTGTTTTCACAGGTATAGTTATGCTGATTGCTCTTTTCTGGGTACTTAACTCTCGTTCCAAGATTCGCAACCGCAAGCATACTCAGAAACTGAGAACCACGCTCGAGGTGTGTCAGCGGATTACAGCTTCCATTCCTGTGGATGTGAGAAGCACGGACGAAATTATTTCCGCAGTTGGTACTGCCATTCAGGCTGATTTAAAGCAATTGTTCCGGGCTCATTTCTTGCGCATAGGAATCTTTGATAAGGAAACCGGTGAATTCATTTACCCTTCTATTGAAGAAGATGAAGCAATTGAAAATGAATTAGTTGGAGATAATTTTATTAAGTCTTCGTTCAACCTTTACTTGCCGGAAGAAGAGAGCCCGGTTGGCGTTATTGAACTGTATACCCGTCATAAAATGACCAAGGATGAAAAGGCTCTGATGAATGTTATTGCTCCATACATCGCCTGGACATTGGGCAACGGCCTCACATTTATATCTCTGGGAGATGAGCGTATCAGACTAGAGAAACAACGCTATGTGTATGAGCAACACATAGCCGACAATAAGCGTCAGAATTTGATAAAGAAGGCTTGCATGGCTATTGTTTACGGTATTACTCCTTACATGGACCGCATTATTAATGAGGTAAACAAGCTTACCACCAGAGGATTCCTGAATGATGAAACCATTAAATACGAGAAATACCAGTATATTGACGAGCTGGTAACCAAGATTAATGAATATAATGATATTCTGGCTCTGTGGATTAAAATGAAACAAGGCTCGCTGAATCTGAATATCGAGAACTTTGAACTGAATGAACTTTTTGAACTTCTGGCAAAAGGCCGCAAGACTTTTGAAATGAAGCAGCAGACTTTCAATGTGGAGCCAACAAATGCCAATGTGAAAGCAGACAAGGCGCTGACTATGTTTATGATTAACACGCTGACCGAGAATGCACGAAAATATACGCCTAAAGGAGGAACCATTAATGTATCAGCCCGGGCAGAAGAAGATTACGTGGAAATTTCAGTTCTGGATACGGGTAGAGGAATCTCTGCCGAGGATGTGGCGCGCATACTGGGTGAAAAGGTCTACGATTCCAGCCAGATAGGTATGGAATCAACCGATAAAGAAGAGCTTTTCAAGAATAAGGGCAGTGGTTTCGGGCTAATAAACTGTAAAGGTATTATTGAAAAATACCGAAAGACGAACGATCTTTTCAAAGTCTGCGAGTTTAATATTGAAAGCATTCCCGGTAACGGTAGCCGCTTCTACTTCCGCTTGCCTTCGGGTGTCCGGAAAACTCTGGGAATATTGGTTTGTGTACTTCTCACAGCCGGATTTAGTTCCTGCGGAAAGCCGGTTAAGCCTGCTCCAAAGGATTCTCGCTCCAAAGAGAATGTCTCTTCACAGTACAGAAAAGACTATGACAAGCTGCTTAATGAGGCTTCTCTTTATGCAGATACCGTTTATTACTGTAATGTGATAGAGAATTATCCGCTTGCATTGCAATATGCTGATTCTGCTATATCCAGATTAAATAAACATTACGCCAAATATACACGCAAGCCACGTTATTTCATGACTTTGAAAGGGCAGGGCACATCTGCCGAAATAAACTGGTGGAACGGGATGCTTAATTCAGATTACTATGTAATACTCGATATTCGTAATGAAGCTGCTGTGGCTTTTCTGGCTTTGAAGCAATGGGACAATTATCAGTATAATAACACTGCCTATTCACGGCTTTACAAGCTGGTGAGCGAGGACTATTCTCTGGAGGAATATTGCCGTAATCTGGAGCATTCCACCAACAATAAAGTGGTGGCTGTAATTCTGTGCATCTTACTCCTTATTATCTTTTTCATCGGATATTATCTGCTTTTCATTCGAAAGAGACTGATAAACAGATGGAATTTGGAACAGGTGCTGGAAATTAACAAGCAAGTACTGGCTTCTTCCTCAACGCTCAAAGATATCCCCCGGCACATTGTGGACAATTGCTTTGACGGCATCAACGAATTGCTCACCATTGATATGCTGAGTATCGGTGTTTATAATGAGGATAACCATAAAATGGAATTTGCTTACAATCCACATCAGCTGGAATGGAACGATACTTCTGTGGAAATTCAGGGCGAGCAGGAAACTCTGACCGAAGTGATGCAGCGCTGTTTCAATACACAGAAATACACTACCGGCAAACTGAAATCTCTTCCTTTTTATAACAATGATTTATACGATATTTACGTTCAGGCGCTTCCGTTGATGGTTGAAGTGGGGGAGACTCACCGGTGCGTGGGTGTGCTTGCATTTCTGAAACAAGAAGATAGCGAGCAGGAAAACGAGCGTTTGCTCATTGAACTGATTACCAACTATGTGGCTATCGTAGTGTTTAACGCGGTGGTAAAACTGGCTACCAAATACAGGGATATAGAATCGGCCGAAGAGGATACGCACAGAGCTTCCTGGGAAGACAGTCTGCTTCACGTGCAGAATATGGTGCTCGACAATTGTCTTTCTACTATCAAGCACGAAACTATCTATTATCCCAGCAAAATAAAGAATATCATTGATAAGCTGGCTAAGCAGCAGCACACACCTGCCGAGGAGAATGAACATATTGAAACGATCAGCGAACTGATTGATTACTATAAAGGTATCTTTACCATCCTGAGTTCCTGTGCGGCACGGCAGTTGGAAGAGGTGACTTTCCGTCGTGGCATTGTGGAAACAGACGATTTACTTGCGTATGCTCAGAAGTATTTCACTAAGATAAGCAAGCGCATGCAAAGCCCAGTCAGGTTCAGTACAGAAGGCAGCGGCATGAAAGTGACCGGAGATGTTATTCAGTTAAGATTCCTGTTCGAGAACCTGATTGACGAATGTCTGTCCGTGCCCGAAGAAGGAGAAGTAATTCTGGAAGCAAAAGCCGATGGTGAGTTTGTTCGCTTCCTGTTTACCGACAGAAGACGGGAGAAAACGGTGGAAGAACTGAATCAGCTTTTCTATCCCGACCTTGCACGTATGACGGCATCTGAGGATGGTAAACTGAAAGGTACCGAATACCTGATATGCAAACAGATTATCCGCGACCACGATGAGTTTGCCGGTCAGCGGGGTTGCCGTATAAATGCCGAACCATCTCCGGAAGGAGGGTTCACTGTCTACTTTACTTTGCCAAAGAAAAGGGAGAGCTTAGGAAAGGCAAAGAGTAATGTTCTAAATTAG
- a CDS encoding AbgT family transporter → MKSKLRMPHPATMFLLLTAAVVMLSWIFDIYGLSVINPQTGEVIRVQSLLSAEGVRWLLRHVVTNFTGFAPLGMVMVAMFGVGVAEHSGFIGACIRQSQRKNPSKQMVILLVILLGIVSNVVGDAGYIILIPIAATLFQSVKLHPVAGIVTAYVSVACGFSANLFLSTLDPLLARLTQEAAATMTYYQGNVGPLCNYYFMFASTFVIAAVIYYITRKSLLPTLGEYTGSVPYDTFKSLSRKERRALIIALAIGLIYTLIIILATFSRWGILRGITGSLTRSPFIFGVLFLISFGIGLMGTIYGFASGRYRRDSDVIKGLTHPMQLLGVYFVIAFFAAQMFACFEYSHLDKCLGIMGANLLTSIEASNLVTLLLFILFTAIINLIMVSATAKWGFLSFIFVPMFAAMGISPDLTQCAFRIGDSATNAITPFLFYMPLILAYMQQYNKQANYATLFKYTWRYSVYILLAWTAFFVIWYLLRIPLGV, encoded by the coding sequence ATGAAGAGTAAACTGCGAATGCCTCACCCTGCGACGATGTTTCTGTTGCTAACAGCAGCAGTCGTTATGCTTTCGTGGATATTTGATATCTACGGACTTAGCGTAATCAATCCTCAAACGGGTGAAGTTATCCGCGTACAAAGTCTGCTTAGTGCCGAAGGAGTTCGCTGGCTGTTGCGGCATGTAGTGACCAACTTCACCGGCTTTGCTCCGTTGGGAATGGTTATGGTGGCCATGTTTGGTGTGGGTGTGGCCGAGCATTCCGGTTTCATCGGAGCCTGCATCCGCCAAAGCCAGAGAAAGAACCCCAGTAAGCAGATGGTAATTCTCCTGGTTATTTTGTTGGGTATCGTTTCAAACGTAGTGGGCGATGCAGGATATATCATTCTTATTCCAATAGCCGCCACTCTTTTCCAATCGGTCAAGCTGCATCCCGTGGCTGGAATTGTAACAGCCTATGTATCCGTGGCCTGCGGATTCAGTGCAAATTTGTTTCTTAGTACACTAGATCCGCTTCTTGCCCGTTTAACCCAGGAAGCTGCGGCAACCATGACCTATTATCAGGGAAACGTGGGGCCACTATGCAACTATTATTTCATGTTTGCCTCCACCTTTGTCATTGCAGCGGTGATTTATTATATAACCCGTAAAAGTCTGTTGCCCACACTGGGCGAATACACCGGTAGTGTACCCTATGACACGTTCAAATCACTCTCACGAAAAGAGCGGCGTGCGCTGATAATAGCCTTGGCTATCGGACTAATCTATACTCTGATTATCATTTTGGCTACTTTTTCAAGATGGGGTATCCTTCGTGGAATCACCGGAAGTTTAACCCGTTCACCGTTTATCTTCGGAGTTTTGTTCCTAATCTCATTCGGCATTGGACTGATGGGAACTATCTATGGTTTTGCATCCGGACGTTACCGCAGAGATTCAGATGTGATAAAAGGACTGACTCACCCCATGCAACTGTTGGGCGTTTACTTTGTCATCGCTTTCTTTGCCGCGCAAATGTTTGCCTGCTTTGAATATTCCCATCTCGACAAATGTCTGGGCATAATGGGGGCAAACCTTCTTACTTCCATTGAAGCAAGCAACCTTGTCACCTTGCTTTTATTTATCCTTTTTACTGCGATAATCAACCTTATCATGGTATCCGCTACGGCAAAGTGGGGCTTTCTCTCCTTTATCTTTGTCCCAATGTTCGCGGCAATGGGCATCAGTCCCGACTTAACCCAATGCGCCTTTCGTATTGGAGATAGCGCCACAAACGCTATCACTCCATTCCTGTTCTATATGCCATTGATTCTTGCCTATATGCAGCAGTACAACAAACAGGCCAATTATGCCACATTGTTTAAATACACCTGGCGCTATTCGGTTTACATACTGTTGGCATGGACAGCATTTTTTGTTATTTGGTATTTACTGAGAATTCCATTGGGAGTATAA
- the gpmA gene encoding 2,3-diphosphoglycerate-dependent phosphoglycerate mutase, giving the protein MKKLILIRHGESDWNKQNRFTGWTDVDLSEKGENEAREAGKRMKEAGISFDIAYSSVLKRAIRTQHILQEETDLLWVPEVHNWRLNERHYGALQGLNKAETAQKYGDDQVHIWRRSFNIAPPLLEADDERCASKEAKYKGIEPAIIPLGESLEVTIKRVLPFWQDYIAPSLLEGKTVLVTAHGNSLRALIKYLDNISDDDIANLEIPTGVPLIYELDDNLRPTNHYYLK; this is encoded by the coding sequence ATGAAAAAACTTATATTGATAAGACACGGTGAAAGTGATTGGAATAAACAAAATAGATTCACAGGATGGACTGATGTTGATTTAAGCGAGAAGGGAGAAAATGAAGCCAGAGAGGCAGGTAAAAGAATGAAAGAAGCGGGAATAAGTTTCGATATAGCTTATTCCTCTGTACTGAAGCGGGCAATCAGGACTCAACATATATTACAAGAGGAGACTGACTTATTATGGGTGCCCGAAGTTCATAACTGGAGGCTAAATGAACGTCATTATGGTGCGTTACAAGGACTAAATAAAGCTGAAACAGCTCAAAAATACGGAGATGATCAGGTACATATATGGCGCAGAAGTTTCAATATAGCTCCTCCTCTACTGGAAGCGGATGATGAACGCTGTGCCTCAAAGGAAGCAAAATATAAAGGCATTGAGCCGGCCATTATTCCATTAGGTGAATCTCTTGAAGTGACTATTAAGCGTGTGTTGCCTTTTTGGCAGGATTATATAGCACCTTCTTTACTGGAAGGAAAAACTGTTTTGGTTACTGCGCATGGAAACAGTTTGAGGGCATTGATTAAGTATCTTGATAATATCAGTGATGATGATATTGCTAATTTAGAAATTCCTACAGGAGTTCCTCTGATTTACGAATTGGATGATAATCTGAGGCCGACGAATCATTATTATCTGAAATAG
- a CDS encoding IS5 family transposase, whose amino-acid sequence MYLTDLEETQWQVIKKILKPQERKRKYDLRKIWNAIFYIVKTGCQWRMLPSDFPSWELVYYYYRKWSSLGEFDLLLNNLREKVRVSMGQKAEASVGIMDSQSVRWGNNRSLNGVDGNKKVKGIKRHVVVDKNGFLIAVMVTIACVHDSKAAYLLARCLKELCCNIKVILADGGYRGDVSEKIKNTFGYLLDIIVSGDKVNGFKPIKKRWIVERTFSWFDNYRRLCRNYELTFDSAEEMVKLANIRMLLNKI is encoded by the coding sequence ATGTATTTAACGGATTTAGAAGAAACACAGTGGCAAGTTATTAAGAAAATCTTGAAACCACAAGAGAGAAAGCGAAAATATGATTTACGTAAAATATGGAATGCCATATTTTATATTGTAAAAACCGGTTGTCAGTGGCGTATGTTGCCTTCAGATTTTCCCTCGTGGGAATTGGTATACTATTATTATCGAAAATGGTCATCTCTTGGTGAATTTGATCTATTACTCAATAATTTACGTGAGAAAGTACGTGTCTCTATGGGGCAAAAAGCCGAAGCTAGCGTAGGTATAATGGATAGCCAAAGTGTACGTTGGGGAAATAACCGTTCCCTTAATGGAGTTGATGGTAATAAGAAAGTCAAAGGGATTAAACGTCATGTGGTTGTTGACAAGAATGGTTTCCTGATCGCTGTTATGGTAACAATTGCATGTGTGCATGATAGCAAAGCGGCTTATCTGCTTGCCCGATGTCTGAAAGAATTGTGCTGTAATATAAAAGTAATTCTTGCTGATGGCGGTTACCGCGGAGACGTATCAGAAAAAATAAAAAATACTTTTGGATATTTACTGGATATTATAGTCAGTGGAGACAAAGTAAATGGCTTTAAACCAATTAAAAAGAGATGGATTGTAGAAAGAACTTTTTCCTGGTTTGATAACTATAGAAGACTCTGCCGAAACTATGAACTTACATTCGATTCAGCAGAGGAAATGGTTAAACTGGCAAACATAAGGATGCTATTGAATAAAATTTAA
- a CDS encoding threonine/serine exporter family protein, translated as MDIHLELKELSKFLSDYSTSLMAVGVHTSRIVRNTARIAESFGFFVDMTIFQKTIIMTLRDKDNTHSYSTVNKIKPMALNFEINSRLSSLSWEAYDEHLTLDELRTKYQEIVSNPRMSKWMVLFLVSCANASFCRLFTGDWQAMAIVFIATLVGFFVRQKMMEKHLNHLFVFVVSSFVASMIGCTAVIYNIGTTPQIALGTSILYLVPGVPLINGIIDIIEGHVLAGVSRLINAALLIICLSIGLSLTLLLLGVQTL; from the coding sequence ATGGACATTCATTTAGAACTCAAAGAGTTATCGAAATTCTTATCTGACTACTCTACCAGCCTGATGGCTGTAGGAGTGCACACATCTCGTATTGTGCGCAACACTGCGCGTATAGCTGAGTCTTTTGGCTTTTTTGTTGATATGACAATCTTTCAAAAGACAATTATCATGACCTTGCGAGACAAGGACAACACTCATTCCTACAGTACAGTGAATAAAATCAAGCCAATGGCTCTGAATTTTGAGATTAACTCTCGCTTAAGTTCTCTCAGTTGGGAAGCTTATGATGAACATCTGACTCTGGATGAATTGAGAACAAAGTATCAGGAAATAGTCAGCAATCCACGTATGAGTAAATGGATGGTTCTTTTCCTTGTATCATGTGCCAATGCTTCTTTCTGCCGCTTGTTTACTGGCGACTGGCAAGCTATGGCTATTGTTTTCATAGCAACATTGGTAGGATTCTTTGTTCGTCAGAAAATGATGGAGAAACATCTCAATCACCTGTTCGTATTTGTAGTGTCATCGTTTGTAGCTTCAATGATAGGCTGTACTGCCGTAATCTATAATATAGGAACTACACCGCAGATTGCATTAGGTACCAGTATTCTTTATCTTGTTCCCGGGGTTCCTTTGATTAACGGAATTATTGATATAATTGAAGGACACGTTCTGGCTGGAGTATCCCGTCTGATTAACGCTGCATTATTAATTATCTGCCTTTCAATTGGCTTGTCACTAACATTATTGCTATTAGGAGTACAAACATTATGA
- a CDS encoding threonine/serine exporter family protein produces MINFELLQAIIFDGCFAAVASVGFAVISNPQRNAIWVSAVLAAIGHGLRYCLLHSTSIDIASASFIAAFSIGLLSIVFAKKIHCPAEVFSFPSLLPMIPGMFAYKTILYLVKFIQCKDDTASVDILVAIFRNGVTATFIMFALVVGVAMPMFIFHKQTFTVTRILKLVKKSN; encoded by the coding sequence ATGATAAACTTTGAATTATTGCAAGCCATAATCTTTGATGGCTGTTTTGCCGCTGTAGCTTCAGTGGGATTTGCCGTTATCTCTAATCCTCAACGAAATGCAATCTGGGTTTCTGCAGTTTTAGCAGCTATCGGTCATGGATTACGTTATTGCTTACTGCACAGCACTTCTATTGATATTGCATCTGCATCTTTTATTGCTGCATTCTCTATCGGTCTGCTTAGTATTGTTTTTGCAAAGAAGATTCACTGTCCGGCAGAAGTTTTCTCTTTCCCTTCATTATTACCAATGATCCCGGGAATGTTTGCTTATAAAACTATCCTCTATCTTGTGAAATTCATCCAATGTAAAGATGACACAGCTTCAGTTGATATACTTGTTGCCATCTTCAGAAATGGTGTAACTGCCACATTTATTATGTTTGCACTTGTTGTAGGCGTTGCTATGCCGATGTTTATATTCCACAAACAAACATTCACTGTAACACGCATTCTGAAACTGGTAAAGAAAAGTAATTAA